A genomic stretch from Octopus sinensis linkage group LG14, ASM634580v1, whole genome shotgun sequence includes:
- the LOC115218820 gene encoding zinc finger protein 2-like: MERSAGIPIYGEMYGMPFHHRLPTPRMPTLSDFSGKHFGQEHALDTQRMAPLGGKQFPIHSSQSSHSQQRMTPIAEKSSHHHSNSSGKHIHHRHSSSHSHSSQRMLEPGEKSIHNSSSDSGKQYSHDTHRISHVAEKSSHSSGKHMSHGSCQETPRMSHVPEKNIHNSISSKQISSHRHNLEKERIASPVDKPDNNSNSDLSGSQFSHESTIESQRLPYIGQTVFPGNNMYSSQYSQPCYLPTTDRMQSSLEGGQSSKESSSQKSSTSSIDKSFHGDVSQKQYGPNKLSPSQPKPQVLRQLFCDYCGKKFAQEYLMHMHRRKHTGEKPFQCDICNKQFSRKDVMKRHKKNHMEGLVQSPKVLGNSYQVPMQENSQMAKKQFTPDKLFQCDVCMKYFGTRNYLEIHKRTHTGEKPFQCDFCIQKFARRDTLQIHRRTHTGEMPFQCEVCQERFSQRIKLQIHQKTHILKKRHQCEFCLKHFAQRYYLQIHRRLHTGEKLMHCDICLKKFTQKHYLIIHRRTHTGEKPFQCDFCIQKFARKTTLQIHRRTHTGEKPFHCEICDKRFAQSDKLRVHRRTHAPKRQYQCDICLKMFAQRHYLHVHQRSHTGEKPFQCEVCFKQFAQRNTLQIHKRTHTGEKPFQCDVCLKNFAHKHYLRLHKRTHTGEKPFQCDFCLKQFAQKNSLKIHCRTHTGEKPYQCEICFKSFAQRQYLRLHKITHSGEKAYHCDMCPKQFTRGDTLQRHKKTHNGPQPSSKPHKVSVNSNNKTIEEFPPMSTYLWQL; this comes from the coding sequence atggAGAGGTCTGCCGGGATTCCAATCTATGGTGAAATGTATGGCATGCCATTCCATCACAGACTTCCCACACCAAGAATGCCAACCCTTAGCGACTTTTCTGGCAAGCATTTCGGCCAGGAACATGCTCTTGATACTCAAAGGATGGCTCCGTTAGGGGGCAAACAATTTCCTATTCATAGCTCACAGAGTTCTCACTCACAGCAAAGGATGACGCCGATTGCTGAGAAATCCAGCCATCACCATAGCAACAGTTCTGGGAAGCACATTCACCATCGACATAGTTCTTCTCATTCACACAGCTCTCAAAGAATGTTAGAACCCGGTGAGAAATCTATCCACAATAGCAGCAGTGACTCTGGGAAGCAGTACTCCCATGACACACACAGGATCTCTCATGTGGCTGAGAAGTCTTCCCATAGCTCCGGCAAGCATATGTCTCATGGAAGTTGTCAGGAGACTCCAAGGATGTCACATGTTCCAGAGAAAAACATTCACAACAGCATCTCCAGTAAACAGATCTCTTCCCACAGACATAACTTGGAGAAGGAGAGAATAGCCTCACCAGTTGACAAACcagacaataacagcaacagcgacCTGTCTGGGAGCCAGTTCTCTCATGAGTCGACTATAGAGAGCCAGAGACTGCCCTATATTGGTCAGACAGTGTTTCCTGGTAACAATATGTACAGCAGCCAGTATTCTCAACCATGTTACCTACCAACTACTGACAGAATGCAGTCAAGCTTGGAGGGCGGACAATCATCTAAGGAGAGTTCTTCTCAAAAGAGCTCCACTTCTAGTATTGATAAATCATTCCATGGTGATGTGTCTCAAAAACAATATGGCCCGAACAAATTGTCGCCAAGCCAACCCAAACCACAAGTATTGAGGCAGCTCTTCTGCGATTactgtggcaagaagtttgctcaGGAATATTTGATGCACATGCACCGAAGGAaacacacaggagagaaaccgttccAATGCGATATCTGCAACAAACAGTTCTCTCGCAAAGATGTTATGAAAAGACATAAGAAAAACCATATGGAGGGTCTTGTCCAATCCCCCAAAGTTCTTGGAAACAGCTACCAAGTTCCTATGCAAGAGAATTCTCAAATGGCGAAAAAGCAGTTTACACCAGATAAACTATTTCAATGCGATGTATGCATGAAGTATTTCGGTACGAGGAATTATCTTGAAATTCATAAGAGGActcatactggggagaaaccattCCAATGTGATTTCTGTATCCAAAAATTTGCTCGAAGAGACACGCTTCAGATCCATCGACGCACCCATACTGGAGAGATGCCATTCCAGTGTGAAGTCTGTCAGGAGAGATTTTCACAGCGAATAAAGCTTCAGATTCATCAGAAAACACACATTTTGAAGAAACGGCACCAATGCGAATTTTGTCTGAAGCATTTTGCACAAAGGTATTACCTACAGATCCATCGACGACTGCACACCGGTGAAAAACTGATGCACTGTGACATTTGTTTGAAGAAGTTCACTCAAAAACATTACTTAATCATTCACCGAAGAACccacacgggagagaaaccattccAGTGTGACTTTTGCATCCAGAAATTTGCTCGCAAAACGACCCTTCAAATTCACCGGAGGACTCACACGGGGGAAAAACCGTTCCATTGTGAGATTTGTGACAAGAGGTTCGCCCAGAGCGATAAGTTGCGAGTTCACCGTCGCACTCATGCACCGAAGCGTCAGTATCAATGCGATATTTGCTTAAAGATGTTTGCGCAGAGACATTATCTTCATGTCCATCAGAGGTCTCACACGGGAGAGAAACCGTTCCAAtgtgaagtttgttttaaacagtTTGCTCAGAGAAACACATTACAGATACACAAGCGAAcccacacaggagaaaaaccattccAGTGTGACGTCTGCCTCAAGAACTTTGCCCACAAACACTATCTAAGATTACATAAACGGACCCACACTGGGGAAAAGCCATTTCAATGTGACTTCTGCCTGAAGCAGTTTGCACAGAAAAACTCTTTGAAGATCCATTGTCGAACCCACACTGGTGAGAAACCGTACCAGTGTGAGATATGCTTCAAGTCTTTTGCTCAAAGACAATACCTGCGATTGCACAAGATTACACACAGCGGAGAGAAAGCCTACCATTGTGATATGTGCCCGAAACAGTTCACACGAGGGGATACCCTGCAGAGACACAAGAAGACTCACAACGGACCCCAACCGAGCAGTAAACCTCACAAAGTGTCTGTTAATTCCAACAATAAAACAATTGAAGAGTTTCCACCAATGAGCACATACCTGTGGCAGCTGTAG